CATAGAAAAGCTTTTTGAAGATATCAAATTAGAAAATTTTTAATTATTTAAAGCTTCATATATAGCACACATGTCGATTTTTGAATAATTTGCAAGACCTTTTTTGTAAGTTTCGTTAACTATAGATAAAGCCGGGCAGAAAGCTTTTTTATCTTCTGCTAATTTTACAGCAAATCCTAAATCCTTTTGCATGTGTTCATATGGAAAATGAGCTTCGTAATTGTTTGACAAAATATTTTTGCCTTTTAGTTCAAACATTGAATTTGCAAAAGCACCGGAGTTTAATAAATCAAGCACTACATTCAAGTCTAAATTAAGTTTTTTTGCTAGTTGAAGACCTTCTGCTAATGCTTGCATTGTGATACCCATTACCTGATTGTTTACAATTTTTAAGTAAGAAGCATTTGGTACTTCGTCTAAATAGAATACTCTTTTGGATAGTTTTTTAAAATACGGATTAACTGTCTCATAAGCTTTTTTGTCGCCTGCACAAAGTATTATCAATTGGGCATTCTGGGCAGGTATTTTACTTCCTACAACTGGTGCTTCTAAAAATAAAGCATTTTTGTTTTTTACTTTATCGTAAAGATTTTGAGAATATGAGGCAGAAACAGTGCTGAAATTTACTACAATTTTGCCATTTTCTAAGCCTTCCAGCAATCCATTTTTTGAATTAACAACATTTTCACAAGCTTCATCGTTGCTTAGCATTAAAAATATAATATCACTATTTTGTGCTACCA
The nucleotide sequence above comes from Desulfurella sp.. Encoded proteins:
- a CDS encoding NAD(P)-dependent oxidoreductase; the encoded protein is MRVGFIGLGIMGSAMANNLLKDGIKLNIYNRSKQKINELATDNFEFFDNPKLVAQNSDIIFLMLSNDEACENVVNSKNGLLEGLENGKIVVNFSTVSASYSQNLYDKVKNKNALFLEAPVVGSKIPAQNAQLIILCAGDKKAYETVNPYFKKLSKRVFYLDEVPNASYLKIVNNQVMGITMQALAEGLQLAKKLNLDLNVVLDLLNSGAFANSMFELKGKNILSNNYEAHFPYEHMQKDLGFAVKLAEDKKAFCPALSIVNETYKKGLANYSKIDMCAIYEALNN